From a region of the Candidatus Zixiibacteriota bacterium genome:
- the ybeY gene encoding rRNA maturation RNase YbeY → MLHLMIGKDDDVPSFRAPRALLLRLFEIVMRGERRLKLKGQVNLVFVGDQRIRELNRLYRGKDKPTDVLSFNLDEPVETEAVFGELYISIPTAQRQASENDLSLTRELTRLTCHGLLHLLGYDHERSVADERLMFERQELYLQKVGV, encoded by the coding sequence ATGTTACACCTGATGATCGGCAAGGATGACGACGTCCCCTCCTTTCGAGCGCCGCGGGCGCTATTACTTCGTTTGTTCGAGATAGTAATGAGAGGGGAAAGACGACTAAAACTAAAAGGGCAGGTCAATCTCGTGTTCGTGGGGGACCAACGTATCCGGGAACTTAACCGGCTTTATCGAGGTAAAGACAAACCGACCGATGTTCTGTCGTTCAATTTGGATGAGCCGGTCGAGACCGAGGCGGTGTTCGGTGAATTGTATATCTCGATTCCCACGGCGCAAAGACAAGCCTCGGAAAACGATCTCAGCCTGACACGGGAGTTGACCCGATTGACGTGTCATGGTTTGTTGCATTTGTTAGGTTACGACCATGAACGCTCGGTCGCTGACGAACGGCTTATGTTCGAGCGGCAGGAACTCTATCTTCAGAAGGTCGGAGTATAG
- a CDS encoding PhoH family protein has protein sequence MPETDQQISRNFSVEGLDQRLLFGQNDLNLRTLESRFDCRVIARGDSITVTGNPDEVEKVIRLLEDLVTRVRQGDFITEQYINYAIAMVKENGRGPAEDISTASLLTSALKKAIKPKTVGQSEYVKAVDRSDIVFAIGPAGTGKTYLAVAMAVAELKANHVNRIVFTRPAVEAGESLGFLPGDIRAKVDPYLRPVYDALYDMLQPDKIRKLLEVGVIEIAPLAFMRGRTLNEAFVVLDEAQNTTNAQMKMFLTRIGEKSKAVITGDITQIDIDRPRSSGLVNVQRILGKIKGIDFVYLTHKDVIRHRLVQEIIKAYDRVEKPRRKE, from the coding sequence ATGCCTGAAACAGATCAGCAGATAAGTCGCAATTTCTCAGTCGAAGGACTTGATCAACGGCTGTTGTTTGGACAAAACGACCTCAATCTGAGGACGCTGGAGTCCCGCTTCGATTGCCGGGTGATAGCCCGGGGAGATTCCATTACCGTTACGGGGAACCCGGACGAGGTAGAGAAGGTGATCCGCCTGTTGGAGGACCTGGTAACACGGGTACGGCAGGGGGATTTTATCACCGAGCAGTATATCAATTATGCTATCGCAATGGTCAAGGAAAACGGCCGTGGCCCGGCGGAGGATATCTCCACCGCCAGTCTCTTGACTTCAGCTCTGAAGAAAGCGATTAAACCCAAGACGGTCGGGCAAAGCGAATATGTCAAGGCCGTCGACCGCAGCGATATCGTGTTTGCCATCGGTCCGGCCGGGACCGGGAAAACCTACCTGGCCGTTGCGATGGCGGTTGCCGAGCTGAAGGCCAACCATGTCAATCGCATCGTTTTCACACGACCCGCGGTAGAGGCGGGAGAATCTTTGGGATTTCTGCCCGGAGATATCAGGGCCAAGGTCGATCCATACTTACGACCGGTTTACGATGCTCTTTATGATATGTTGCAGCCGGATAAAATCCGGAAGCTGCTCGAAGTAGGTGTAATCGAAATCGCCCCGCTGGCGTTCATGCGTGGGCGTACCTTGAACGAAGCGTTTGTAGTTCTGGATGAAGCTCAGAATACGACCAACGCCCAGATGAAGATGTTCCTCACGCGTATCGGTGAGAAATCCAAGGCAGTAATCACCGGCGACATAACCCAGATCGATATCGATCGGCCGCGATCGAGCGGGCTGGTCAACGTGCAAAGGATTCTCGGCAAGATCAAAGGGATCGATTTTGTTTACTTGACGCACAAGGATGTGATCAGGCATCGTCTGGTGCAGGAGATTATCAAAGCCTACGACCGGGTTGAGAAACCGCGGCGAAAGGAGTGA
- the aspS gene encoding aspartate--tRNA ligase: protein MPAYSDIKRTCNCGQLTIADQGKKVTLNGWVNSYRNLGGLFFIDLRDRYGLTQVVINPESFDRDMLAEANTARHEYVVAVVGTVQPRPEGTINKNMATGEVEVVAEAFYTLATSKTPPFEIEDECNANESLRLEYRYLDLRRAPMQRMLKLRHDTTMAVRNYLAGQGFYEIETPLLMRSTPEGARDYVVPSRVAKGKFYALPQSPQLLKQILMVSGFDRYFQLARCLRDEDLRSDRQPEHTQIDMEMSFATPDDVFVVAEGMMTDLFERVMGIKLQTPFERYSYEEVMNRWGIDKPDLRFGMELIDLAETLTGCDFKVFADNIAAGGAVKGIVLEGGAGYSRKQIDELTEKAKSCGAMGLAYIMLKEDGIKSPIAKFLGDDMVKALCEKASMKTGDALFIISDKKLQTEMILGQLRLHLGRMHGLAKPGEWRFLWVTEFPLFEYNEETGGLQAMHNIVSHPVEEDLSLMTEGASSQLPLSDPQHPWRRARASQYDLVVNGWEIASGGQRINRRELQEQVLAILGIDKERADRMFGFLLRALEYGAPPHAGLAPGLDRLVALMAGTDSIRDVIAFPKTTNAQSLMDGAPSEIDQEQLDELGLSIKVKD, encoded by the coding sequence ATGCCTGCTTATTCGGATATAAAAAGGACCTGCAACTGCGGGCAGCTGACAATCGCCGACCAGGGCAAGAAAGTAACGCTGAACGGTTGGGTAAACAGCTATCGCAACCTGGGAGGTTTGTTTTTTATCGATCTTCGGGACCGTTACGGTCTCACCCAGGTGGTTATTAACCCGGAGAGTTTCGATCGCGACATGCTGGCTGAGGCCAATACCGCTCGTCATGAGTATGTCGTGGCGGTGGTGGGGACGGTTCAACCTCGTCCTGAGGGAACGATCAACAAGAATATGGCGACCGGTGAGGTTGAGGTCGTAGCTGAGGCATTTTACACCCTGGCTACTTCGAAAACACCTCCGTTCGAGATTGAGGATGAATGTAACGCCAACGAGTCACTTCGTCTGGAATACCGCTATCTGGATCTCCGGCGTGCTCCCATGCAACGCATGCTGAAACTTCGTCATGATACGACCATGGCCGTGCGTAATTATCTGGCCGGTCAGGGCTTTTATGAAATAGAAACGCCGCTGTTGATGCGATCGACGCCTGAAGGGGCGCGTGATTATGTAGTCCCGTCGAGGGTGGCCAAAGGGAAATTTTATGCCCTGCCGCAATCACCGCAACTTTTGAAACAAATTCTCATGGTGTCGGGATTCGATCGCTATTTTCAACTGGCTCGTTGTTTACGTGATGAGGACCTGCGCAGTGATCGTCAGCCTGAGCATACCCAAATTGATATGGAGATGTCGTTTGCGACGCCGGATGATGTATTCGTTGTGGCCGAAGGCATGATGACCGATCTCTTCGAGCGTGTTATGGGGATCAAACTTCAAACGCCGTTCGAACGTTACAGTTATGAAGAAGTAATGAACCGCTGGGGAATCGATAAGCCGGATCTTCGTTTCGGGATGGAGTTGATAGACCTGGCCGAGACTTTGACCGGCTGTGATTTCAAGGTGTTTGCCGACAATATCGCCGCCGGCGGAGCGGTGAAGGGAATCGTTCTCGAAGGAGGCGCCGGTTATTCGCGTAAGCAGATCGATGAGCTTACTGAGAAAGCCAAAAGTTGCGGCGCTATGGGGCTGGCTTATATAATGCTCAAAGAGGACGGCATCAAATCTCCGATTGCTAAGTTCCTCGGTGACGACATGGTTAAGGCTCTCTGTGAGAAGGCCTCGATGAAAACCGGTGACGCCTTGTTCATTATTTCCGACAAGAAGCTGCAAACCGAAATGATTTTAGGACAGCTTCGGTTACACCTGGGTCGGATGCATGGTCTGGCGAAGCCTGGAGAATGGAGATTCCTCTGGGTAACGGAGTTCCCGTTGTTCGAATATAACGAGGAAACCGGCGGATTACAGGCCATGCACAACATCGTCTCGCATCCCGTCGAAGAAGATCTGTCGCTAATGACCGAAGGCGCAAGCTCTCAGTTGCCATTGTCCGATCCGCAGCACCCCTGGCGTCGGGCACGGGCATCGCAGTATGATCTGGTGGTGAACGGCTGGGAAATAGCCTCGGGTGGCCAGCGAATCAACCGGCGTGAGTTGCAGGAGCAGGTGCTGGCGATTCTGGGAATCGACAAAGAACGAGCCGACCGCATGTTCGGTTTTCTGTTGCGGGCGCTCGAATACGGCGCCCCGCCGCATGCCGGGCTGGCTCCGGGATTGGATCGACTCGTAGCGCTGATGGCCGGAACCGATTCGATCCGCGATGTTATCGCCTTTCCGAAAACTACCAACGCCCAGTCGCTCATGGATGGGGCACCTTCAGAAATCGACCAGGAACAACTCGATGAGTTGGGTCTCAGTATCAAGGTAAAGGACTAA
- a CDS encoding PAS domain S-box protein, protein MNHSVDQSTKGILKRIPSPVIDAIIVSVGFILAAFVLTATRSWSLETHSTETRLINFILPLLAALTVVVIRRLVFAIRRIHQQEYELNELSIYRLLTDSALMGFCVINFEGKFIYVNPRMADLHGYTAQDMIGRHFTIIHPEDQHPKLQQLWLRLMTGDQFGPLEFTNIRRDGSTFPSLTNISVMSSMENHPVLVAVSTSDMTVQKKQELNLRRQAAFFRNNPSPVLLIDSIGTITAQNLAASAIVGSNAIGQLLSDILPEIEMESLLKMSDGVSPSLTVFAAGRKFLFTAVANRATQSTCLYGNDITERSRVEKELETEKAHVDAQLRQVKSLNHVGQLLEDTSQSTDELLQTLVDSLPTFLGEKNRLAARILIEGLQYHGQGFRDLHRAISSTIVVNNQSRGILQLTEIPNNTQENNNRNLTDIQYVIDLMAKSIGRFLERTESIRMLERSKEESRLILDTARDAFVGIKSTGQVTAWNRQAEEIFGYEHHQAIGRFLADLIIPEELMVKHIAGIQKYVEVGKSGLGRRRFQSTARHRDGHAFPVELTVWSVGGGENLRIYSLIHDISDRVRSEMELIKGQILLNTTLEATSEGIVITDDEGHILRCNAKAIQLYGISPNLQMPDNRELLLDHIAKRFTDREFAATRIERFLLSEDIFEEEVNLIDGRVYEISSHPLRAEGFSGRLWTTRDVSERKESERRLRFQNDFMSQVIDALSDPFFVIDAKTSAIVLSNRAAEFSRKDKRRICGIQEDGLEQSCDSVDFLNISQETIKSGKPAVVTGSYLTSTGDTRVLEVHAHPILDETGKVHQVILHEQDATERVERQRDLLMLSAAVDQSAHMIFVFDSNGRIRYVNPAFCDQTGYNIREVLDRPISLFETSVDKGHRIMTLIDQILSGDRFSGKLQLRRKGGKTFWARLSISAVRTIGESNEVRLLAVGEDISNELSTQQQLMESDKMSAIGTLAAGVAHEFKNYLAGIMANASFAIDQKDADDAEEITSDALTQILQLSEGANEIAMSLLSYSRSRADDRYAVIVRDIVTQTVCLIEKEFRSHSIEIITRLDDMEPLILSPSKIQQLLLNLLINAAQAIGDEGVVTITLTQREDQMILRVADSGKGIPVSHLHRIFDPFFSTKGVWGEDSAIGTGIGLSICRNIAREHNGDLTVESVIGVGTTFTLNIPIVTETTIHDELDGSLAKGPTMLLLCSDQHIVRHYQAQGEITETQVKASASLSDLDDDLATSADFVACDSRSMDRPSVLKLHELCRKNHLICQMINCGRDNSDQDEVGDGVIRFDGLPDIEILARNKRSRPRLVRH, encoded by the coding sequence TTGAATCATAGCGTTGATCAATCCACAAAAGGCATTTTAAAAAGAATCCCCTCGCCTGTTATCGATGCCATCATCGTATCCGTGGGATTTATTCTGGCGGCATTTGTTCTGACGGCTACCCGTTCGTGGTCGTTGGAAACCCATTCCACGGAAACGCGTCTTATTAATTTCATTCTCCCGCTACTGGCAGCCCTCACTGTCGTAGTCATCCGTCGGCTGGTTTTCGCTATTCGACGTATTCATCAACAAGAATATGAATTGAATGAATTGAGTATTTATCGTCTCCTGACCGACTCCGCCCTGATGGGATTCTGTGTCATCAATTTCGAAGGGAAATTCATATATGTCAATCCGCGCATGGCCGATCTTCACGGTTATACAGCTCAGGACATGATCGGTCGGCACTTCACTATAATCCACCCCGAGGATCAGCATCCCAAACTACAGCAACTATGGTTAAGACTGATGACCGGCGACCAATTTGGTCCGCTTGAATTTACCAATATAAGACGTGACGGCAGCACTTTCCCGTCTCTGACTAATATCTCGGTTATGTCCTCGATGGAGAATCATCCGGTATTAGTAGCTGTATCCACCAGTGATATGACCGTTCAGAAAAAACAGGAATTAAATCTGAGACGACAAGCGGCATTCTTCCGCAACAACCCTTCCCCGGTGCTATTGATCGATTCAATAGGAACGATAACGGCTCAGAACCTCGCGGCCTCCGCCATCGTCGGTTCCAATGCCATTGGACAACTTCTTTCCGATATCCTGCCTGAAATTGAAATGGAGTCACTGTTGAAAATGAGTGACGGTGTATCTCCATCATTGACTGTCTTCGCTGCCGGTCGGAAGTTTCTCTTCACGGCAGTAGCCAATCGGGCAACTCAATCGACCTGTCTTTATGGTAACGACATTACGGAACGCAGTCGCGTCGAGAAGGAACTCGAGACTGAGAAAGCTCATGTCGATGCTCAACTACGTCAGGTGAAGAGCCTGAACCATGTCGGTCAACTGCTAGAGGACACCAGCCAAAGCACCGATGAATTGCTTCAGACATTAGTGGACTCTCTGCCAACCTTTCTGGGAGAGAAAAACCGCCTGGCGGCGCGCATTCTGATCGAGGGCCTGCAGTACCACGGGCAGGGTTTTCGCGATTTGCACCGGGCAATCTCCTCTACAATCGTAGTTAATAACCAGTCACGCGGAATTCTCCAATTGACCGAAATTCCCAATAATACCCAGGAAAATAACAATCGGAACCTGACGGACATCCAATATGTGATCGATTTGATGGCAAAATCGATCGGCCGTTTTCTCGAACGAACCGAATCGATCAGAATGTTGGAGCGCAGTAAAGAAGAAAGCCGCCTCATTCTAGATACCGCCCGCGATGCATTCGTCGGTATCAAGTCAACCGGTCAGGTGACCGCCTGGAACCGCCAGGCCGAGGAAATCTTTGGATATGAACATCACCAGGCTATCGGTCGATTCCTTGCCGATCTCATAATACCCGAAGAACTCATGGTCAAGCACATCGCCGGGATACAGAAATATGTTGAGGTAGGAAAGTCCGGTCTGGGGCGCCGTCGTTTTCAATCAACGGCTCGACATCGTGACGGTCATGCATTCCCGGTCGAACTCACAGTCTGGTCAGTAGGAGGCGGCGAAAATCTGCGTATTTATTCGTTGATCCATGACATATCAGATCGCGTACGCTCTGAAATGGAGTTGATCAAAGGGCAGATTCTCCTTAATACTACCCTCGAAGCCACTTCCGAAGGAATCGTCATCACCGATGATGAAGGTCATATTCTGCGTTGTAACGCCAAAGCTATCCAGTTATATGGAATTTCTCCCAACCTCCAGATGCCTGATAATCGTGAGTTGTTACTAGATCATATTGCCAAACGTTTTACCGACCGCGAATTCGCTGCCACTCGTATCGAACGGTTCCTCCTTTCAGAGGATATATTCGAGGAGGAAGTGAACTTGATCGACGGCCGAGTTTACGAGATCAGCTCTCATCCTTTGCGAGCCGAGGGTTTTAGCGGCCGGCTCTGGACCACCCGCGATGTATCTGAACGTAAAGAATCGGAACGGCGACTCCGTTTTCAAAACGACTTCATGAGTCAGGTGATCGATGCCCTCAGCGATCCATTCTTCGTCATAGACGCCAAGACTTCGGCAATAGTTCTTTCCAATCGGGCGGCTGAATTCAGTCGCAAGGATAAAAGGCGCATTTGTGGTATACAGGAAGACGGATTGGAGCAATCCTGTGATTCGGTTGATTTCCTCAATATCAGTCAGGAGACTATCAAGTCCGGCAAACCGGCGGTGGTCACCGGCAGCTATCTGACTTCGACCGGCGATACCAGAGTACTGGAAGTCCACGCTCATCCTATCCTGGATGAGACGGGAAAAGTGCATCAGGTTATTCTACATGAACAGGATGCAACCGAACGTGTCGAGCGCCAGCGAGATTTGCTGATGCTTTCTGCCGCCGTGGATCAATCAGCCCACATGATTTTTGTCTTCGATTCCAACGGCAGGATCCGCTATGTCAATCCGGCTTTTTGCGATCAGACCGGATATAATATCCGCGAGGTGCTGGATCGACCGATCAGTCTCTTTGAAACATCGGTCGATAAGGGACATCGCATCATGACATTAATTGATCAGATTCTGTCCGGTGATCGCTTTTCCGGCAAATTACAACTCCGCCGTAAAGGAGGTAAGACTTTCTGGGCGCGGCTCTCGATTTCCGCCGTCAGGACTATCGGAGAATCCAATGAAGTCCGTTTATTGGCCGTAGGCGAGGACATCAGTAACGAGTTATCAACCCAACAACAGCTCATGGAGTCCGATAAAATGTCCGCCATCGGAACCCTCGCGGCTGGTGTCGCACATGAATTCAAAAACTACCTGGCCGGTATCATGGCCAATGCTTCATTTGCAATCGATCAGAAAGACGCGGACGATGCCGAAGAGATCACTAGCGATGCCCTAACCCAGATCCTCCAACTCAGCGAGGGCGCAAATGAGATCGCCATGTCCCTGCTCAGTTATTCACGCTCGCGCGCCGACGATCGCTATGCCGTTATCGTACGCGACATCGTCACTCAAACGGTATGCCTGATTGAGAAGGAATTCCGCAGTCACTCGATCGAGATTATCACCCGTCTGGACGATATGGAACCGCTGATTCTGTCGCCGTCGAAAATCCAACAACTGCTTCTCAACCTGTTAATAAACGCAGCTCAGGCCATCGGTGACGAAGGCGTGGTCACTATTACTCTGACCCAACGAGAGGATCAAATGATCCTACGCGTAGCCGACAGCGGCAAAGGGATTCCGGTCTCACACCTCCATCGGATATTCGATCCATTTTTCTCAACAAAAGGCGTCTGGGGAGAAGATTCCGCCATTGGGACCGGTATCGGGCTCTCGATCTGTCGCAACATTGCTCGTGAACATAATGGAGACCTTACCGTGGAATCAGTGATCGGCGTCGGTACCACTTTCACGCTGAACATCCCCATCGTCACGGAAACCACGATTCACGATGAATTGGACGGTTCTTTAGCAAAAGGACCAACCATGTTGCTTCTGTGCAGCGATCAGCATATTGTCCGGCACTATCAGGCTCAAGGCGAGATTACTGAGACACAAGTGAAGGCATCAGCATCACTGTCGGATCTCGATGACGATCTTGCTACCAGCGCTGATTTTGTGGCGTGTGACAGCCGGAGTATGGATCGCCCCAGCGTTCTTAAGCTGCACGAGCTTTGCCGAAAAAATCACCTCATCTGTCAGATGATTAATTGCGGTCGCGATAATTCAGATCAGGATGAAGTGGGAGACGGAGTAATCAGATTCGACGGTCTGCCCGATATAGAAATCCTGGCTCGCAACAAACGATCCCGCCCCCGACTAGTCAGACATTAG
- a CDS encoding hemolysin family protein, with product MDIQLWDWLAPIGIIGGLWTGNVVSLYSLAVYIDPDEVEEVFPDLKPARRKFLSRLAEDPRAFTRMATIYKSFVLILVTMAIWPLVNLILYLTGFPDVAVWVPGLVLIWLAYLLFVEFLPRRHSRRAIGVGFARHLWVIIAVDFFLSPITRLYKRVVGKNRRTGEVSEEDKEEIIERAIETLAEDAGIGESLVEDDEKAMIGQIFLLDQTVVREIMIPRIDITGIGKNLTFMQIREIVLESGYSRYPVYEEKIDNVIGLIYVKDLFNNMPEPGEVFDISKYLRRPYFVPETKIIGELLTEFKIRRQHIAIAVDEYGGVAGLVTLEDIIEEIFGEIQDEHDTKSEEFEKVSEGVYHVSAALSVEKLQQHLDTDYDEEDYDTVGGLIYGMVGSVPTEGQRIKWHDIEFEVARVDGQRIRSVIVRFRSPGI from the coding sequence GTGGATATTCAGCTTTGGGATTGGCTGGCGCCGATCGGAATAATCGGGGGCCTTTGGACGGGGAATGTGGTTTCGCTTTATTCGCTGGCCGTATACATCGATCCCGACGAAGTGGAGGAAGTGTTCCCCGATCTTAAACCGGCCCGTCGTAAATTCCTGTCGCGGCTGGCTGAGGATCCAAGAGCTTTCACGCGAATGGCGACTATCTATAAGTCATTCGTGTTGATCCTGGTTACTATGGCCATCTGGCCTTTGGTCAATCTAATTCTGTACTTGACCGGTTTCCCGGATGTGGCCGTGTGGGTTCCCGGTTTAGTGTTAATCTGGCTGGCTTATCTGCTTTTTGTCGAATTCCTTCCACGACGGCACTCGCGTCGAGCTATCGGAGTCGGTTTCGCTCGCCATCTCTGGGTGATCATCGCGGTTGATTTCTTCCTGTCGCCGATAACCCGACTTTACAAACGGGTGGTGGGGAAAAACCGCCGGACCGGTGAAGTCTCCGAGGAGGATAAGGAAGAGATTATCGAAAGAGCTATCGAGACTCTGGCCGAGGATGCCGGTATTGGCGAGTCGCTGGTCGAAGACGATGAAAAGGCGATGATAGGGCAGATCTTCCTGCTCGACCAGACAGTGGTGCGCGAGATTATGATCCCGCGTATCGACATCACCGGAATCGGCAAGAATTTGACCTTTATGCAGATTCGTGAGATAGTCCTCGAATCCGGATACTCACGTTATCCGGTTTACGAGGAGAAAATCGACAATGTGATCGGTCTTATCTATGTCAAAGACCTGTTCAACAATATGCCTGAACCGGGTGAGGTATTCGATATCTCCAAATATCTCCGTCGGCCCTACTTCGTACCTGAAACCAAAATTATCGGTGAACTTCTCACGGAATTTAAAATCCGCAGACAGCATATAGCCATAGCTGTCGACGAGTACGGGGGAGTAGCGGGATTGGTGACGCTCGAGGATATCATTGAAGAGATATTCGGTGAAATTCAAGACGAGCACGACACCAAGAGTGAAGAATTCGAGAAAGTCTCCGAGGGTGTTTATCATGTCAGTGCGGCTCTCTCCGTGGAGAAACTCCAACAACACCTGGACACCGACTACGATGAAGAGGATTATGATACTGTGGGCGGCTTGATCTATGGAATGGTTGGCTCCGTGCCTACCGAGGGCCAGCGAATCAAATGGCACGATATCGAATTCGAGGTGGCCCGAGTGGATGGGCAGCGTATCCGCAGCGTTATCGTACGCTTTCGGTCTCCAGGGATCTAA
- a CDS encoding HDIG domain-containing protein, with translation MFSFILHIRRRITKILKVKSASRQVVRTSVQSRLRKLGLLLLVSLLVGIFYPGEDLYDPLDMPRRGEISQEAVIAPFQITVYKSDRELEAEMERIRYSQEYIIDNDTSVIERVSDNLNGFIDAVKRLRRSKQSGTPLLQDSMIVQLENSYPQMSRSAIVRSLTSDNLDRLNEVLQRIYHDVIYKVGVVADRAALEDLPANEVLIVRGDRRSLFAKEMVISTAEANGRLLSALNLARSTDSIDVEHAYMVGRVFIEPNLTINKDEYNRQLEERLASVSNVKEVVNTGDIIVRSGTRVNERQQRILDEMAAIMRAEAANKGWLNALIPALARILLVLAAFSTLYLFLYAFRKDIYQSNPRLLAMFLVFALQLFLINIIQRLDVSIYLYPVAILPIMITILFDAEVGVLSTLVLALLLGIMHRFNFSLSLTTMIVGTVACFASRRVRRRTDFFRIILLVSIAYAALIFLVENLKFTPNDEVLTEVGYGLVNGIVSVLLTIGILPFFEALFGITTDITLLELSDMNHPLLKRLAIEAPGTYQHSIVVGNLCETAAEAIGGNSLLARVGAYYHDIGKIEIPEYFVENQLSVKSKHESISATISALVLASHVKRGRQLGEEANIPDDVLNFIEEHHGTMVMTYFYNKALEQGADESIIDKFRYPGPKPQIRETGIAMLADAVEAASRTLEGPSSSRINRLIQRIINDRFQSGELDDCPLTLRDLARIKQAFAQVLIAAFHHRVKYPTKDKDAD, from the coding sequence ATGTTTTCGTTCATTCTTCATATCCGACGCCGGATAACTAAAATACTCAAGGTCAAGAGTGCCAGTCGCCAGGTAGTCAGGACCTCAGTGCAGTCGCGACTGCGCAAGCTGGGATTGTTGCTGCTCGTTTCGCTTCTGGTTGGTATTTTTTATCCCGGTGAGGATCTTTATGATCCGCTCGATATGCCCCGTCGCGGAGAGATCTCTCAGGAGGCAGTGATTGCCCCATTTCAGATCACGGTTTATAAGAGCGATCGTGAACTGGAAGCGGAGATGGAGCGGATCCGCTATTCTCAGGAATACATAATTGACAATGATACTTCGGTAATCGAGCGGGTATCCGATAATCTGAACGGTTTCATTGATGCCGTTAAGCGACTCAGACGCTCTAAACAAAGCGGCACGCCACTCCTCCAGGACAGCATGATCGTACAGTTGGAGAACAGTTATCCGCAAATGTCCCGTAGTGCGATTGTGCGTTCGCTGACATCAGATAATCTTGACCGTTTGAATGAAGTCCTGCAGCGTATCTATCATGACGTCATCTACAAGGTGGGCGTGGTAGCCGACCGGGCTGCTCTGGAGGACCTTCCCGCCAACGAGGTATTGATCGTCCGTGGTGATCGACGGAGCCTCTTTGCCAAGGAGATGGTGATCTCGACCGCCGAAGCGAATGGAAGACTGCTAAGTGCTTTAAATCTGGCGCGATCGACGGATTCGATCGATGTCGAGCATGCCTACATGGTCGGGCGAGTGTTTATCGAACCAAACCTGACGATCAATAAAGACGAATATAACCGTCAACTTGAGGAACGGCTGGCTTCGGTTTCGAACGTTAAGGAAGTGGTCAATACCGGGGATATCATCGTTCGTTCCGGTACGCGGGTAAACGAGCGCCAACAGCGCATTTTAGACGAGATGGCGGCAATAATGAGGGCTGAGGCCGCCAACAAGGGCTGGTTGAATGCACTCATCCCGGCATTGGCTCGGATTCTCCTTGTCCTGGCCGCTTTCTCCACACTGTATTTGTTCCTCTATGCTTTCCGGAAGGATATATATCAATCGAATCCACGACTGCTGGCAATGTTCCTCGTGTTCGCCCTGCAGCTATTTTTAATTAATATCATCCAACGGCTGGATGTTTCCATCTATCTTTACCCGGTAGCGATCCTGCCGATTATGATTACGATTCTGTTCGATGCCGAGGTGGGAGTGTTATCCACATTGGTACTGGCGCTTCTACTCGGGATCATGCATCGGTTCAATTTCAGTCTGTCGCTTACAACCATGATTGTCGGAACCGTGGCTTGTTTCGCTTCACGGCGAGTGCGGCGCCGGACTGATTTCTTCCGAATCATTCTCCTGGTGTCGATTGCCTATGCCGCACTGATATTCCTGGTCGAGAATCTCAAATTTACGCCGAACGATGAAGTTCTTACGGAGGTCGGTTATGGTCTGGTAAACGGAATCGTATCGGTTCTGCTGACTATCGGTATCCTGCCGTTTTTCGAGGCATTGTTCGGGATTACCACCGATATTACGCTGCTGGAGCTTTCGGACATGAACCATCCGTTGCTCAAACGGTTGGCGATCGAGGCTCCCGGGACGTACCAGCATTCGATCGTGGTCGGGAATCTGTGTGAGACGGCTGCCGAAGCGATTGGCGGTAATTCGTTGCTGGCGCGAGTCGGCGCTTATTACCATGATATCGGTAAGATCGAAATCCCGGAGTATTTCGTCGAAAACCAGTTGAGCGTAAAAAGCAAGCACGAATCGATTTCGGCGACAATCTCAGCTCTGGTGCTGGCTTCGCACGTGAAGCGAGGTCGTCAGCTCGGCGAAGAGGCCAATATCCCGGACGACGTTCTGAACTTCATCGAAGAACACCACGGCACGATGGTCATGACATATTTCTACAATAAGGCTCTGGAGCAGGGAGCGGATGAATCGATTATAGATAAATTCCGCTATCCCGGTCCGAAACCTCAGATCCGTGAAACCGGTATCGCGATGCTGGCGGATGCTGTCGAGGCCGCCAGCCGGACATTGGAAGGACCGTCATCGTCGCGTATCAATCGGCTTATTCAGAGGATCATCAACGATCGTTTTCAATCCGGAGAGCTCGATGATTGCCCGCTGACCCTGCGGGATCTGGCTCGAATCAAGCAGGCCTTTGCTCAGGTATTGATTGCAGCTTTCCATCATCGTGTGAAATACCCGACTAAAGATAAGGACGCCGACTGA